The following are from one region of the Capsicum annuum cultivar UCD-10X-F1 chromosome 1, UCD10Xv1.1, whole genome shotgun sequence genome:
- the LOC124898304 gene encoding uncharacterized protein LOC124898304 translates to MAKLYSKTEFHNLMEKVEAVDVRVKNYLKLTGYDKWARSYASVHGGWTLTSNIAESINVALVSTRELPKYDFIGKFRLMFGRRNYENKQQAVYTFTDLIGKFQEILK, encoded by the coding sequence ATGgcaaaattatattcaaagactGAATTTCACAATTTAATGGAGAAAGTGGAGGCAGTTGATGTTAGAGTGAAGAATTACTTGAAATTGACGGGATACGATAAGTGGGCTAGGTCATATGCATCCGTTCATGGGGGATGGACTTTGACGTCAAACATTGCCGAGTCAATTAATGTTGCACTGGTATCGACTAGAGAACTaccaaaatatgattttataggAAAATTTAGATTGATGTTTGGTAGAAGGAACTATGAAAATAAACAGCAGGCGGTGTATACTTTTACGGATCTTATTggtaaatttcaagaaattctaaAATAG